acctactttccaggcaggtagcaaatcctcactactgccttaaaaagttaacttttaGCCCTGGCATGAGATGTCAAGGAGTATCAAACCACTTGCTGCAAAATACATTCCAGCCTGAGTAAATGCACTTTACGGTGGTTAAAACcctgactacaaaaaaaaaaaatcgccaaGCATGTACAGATTGTAATAACAGCACTCACCTGGTAATCCCACGGGTCCTTGTTATACCTTCCTAGCTTCAAATGGTAAATTCAATACATAGTACAAAACATATTAGCAATTCATTCTGCAGCACAGGAGGGAGCACACATGAAATATGAGCAAACCTCAAAGGGATGATTAGTGAAAAACGGTTGAAATGAAAGCCTGAATGGGTGGGTCACAAAACTAACATGTAATGTGTGAAAGTGCAGCTCACACTTAGAGCTCCAAAAGATTTACTCTCTTTGTTTTATTGCTATAAAAATAGATGCATTGAAAGGTATATCATGTTGCCAATAAATGCAGCCTGGGCACTGATTTAGAGAACCTCTTAGACTACATTCTGTGAATTACAAACTATTGACTCTAACTTCCATTTCAAGGGGCAAGAGCTGGGGCGGCCatagaggtcggggaagtgagcctcacttaccACCCTGAGGAGACCTTGTTGTAAGGGCAAcgtgggaaggaggaggaggggaggagagagtgaaaaacaaactgaaatgctAGAAAGCGAGCTGTGTGAGATTGAGACTTAAATAGGAAATAAGAGAAGATTGACAGGCAAAGCATAGTGGAGCCCCGGCTCTCTCCCCCCGAAACACGCACATAGGCTAGCCCAGTTTATGAATTttgtgataaagaaaaaaaagaaacatacatacCCCTTTTTGTTTGCAACTACAATATactgtctttctttttattgctgGACCACCCACCATTTTACATCCTATTATTAAATATACACATAATATTTCTAGagctatgtatttacatatttacttattaaaaaaacaaaaacattaaagggcacataaggacctttatattttattgtgttatgttcccatgtgttgctacaactgcttatgtaaggtgtgtgtattgttttaattttttttttttttacattttgaccactttaaaATTAAATTCCCTGCCTCACGatggcagggaatgcaatttaaaagtttaaaaaagtggttaaaatgtaaaaaaaaaaaaaaagaaaaagaaaattaaaataatacacacaccttatgcaaacagttgtagcaacacattagaacatgtaacacaataaaatgaaaaggtccttatgtaccctttaatgcttgtttatatgtatttttgacatttgaCTGGGCATTTTTTATTACACTGCAAAATTATTAAAAGCACTCAACCTGTAAGGTTAATTAATTAACTTTCACCATATTCATTATAACAGCTTGTTCTCCATTTTCACTTACACAAAGAAATGTGTTCAGCAAGTATACATAAGAAACGGGAGCATTACCTGTTAAGTTTTCCAAAGTGATTAATAAGGGGACCCTATTCTTAGTGCAACTATTTAATTGCTATTCCTCCTTAAGCACATAACAAATTCAGCCTTTGAGAATCGATGCTTTGGTGGGAGTAAGAACCTAACTTCATTTTGATTTAGGCACCCAAGAGACCGAACTACCactataaaaacaacaaactgaGCCTGTGAACAGAAAGAATATTTTGAAATGGTATTCCTGAAAGTAGTACTGCTTGCTCTTTTGACAAGGGCACAAGAGCCTGTTTGCAGGTTACAAGGAAGACCGGAATTGCCTCTGTTTTCAAAGGATGGAAGCATAATAATTGGAGGAATCTTTTCATTTCATAACAATGTCATCCTCTCCACACAGACCTTCACAGCAATTCCTGAGCCTCTGAAATGTGAAAGGTACTGTTTGTAGAAAATGGAGAAATTAAATACAATATCAACATAATATTGTTACACCTattatgactatatatatatatatatatatatatatatatatatatatatatatatatatatatatatatatgtttaacctCATTTTAAAGTGctgatcatttttttatttcaaatagttTTATGAAAAGAGATTAAGttaaagcagacaaacattttgatgAATGTCTTTTTCAATGCCTTTTCCTCAGATTAAACTTCAGAGAATTTCAAGCTTCTACAACCATGCTACTCGCCatagaagaaataaataacagtacaGATATTCTTCCTGGTGTTTCCCTGGGCTATAAAATTTATGATGCTTGTGGTTCTATACCTCTGGCTATTAGAGCGGCAATGGCTTTAATGAATGGGCAGGAAGAAGGTACACTCTCTGACAAATCTTGCATCAAACCATCAACTGCTCTTGCTATTGTAGGGCATGCCAGTTCATCACCAACCATTGGAATTGCAGCAACAATTGGAGGTTTCCATATACCAGTGGTGAGAAATacttatatttaataaatatccaGCACTGTACTCTCTCGTTTCTCTGtatcttaatgtgtattattagtataggaggctgtgtggtccggtggttaaaccAGGAGGTCTCCGCTTCAAAtccccggctcactcactgactcactgtgtgaccttgagcaagtcacttcacctccttgtgctccgtcttttgggtgagacgttgttgcaagtgactctgcagctgatgcatagttcacacaccatagttcctgtaagttgccttggataaaggcgtctgctaaataaacaaataatagtatgGATAAAGGTAAACTAGACTGACAAGATCTGTGTACATGTGGTAGTTGAGTAAAAAGCAAAACCAGATGGTTTaatctaattattatttatttcttagcagacacccttatccagggcaacttacaattgttacaagatatcacattttttatatacaattacccatttatacagttgggtttttactggaacaatctaggtaaagtacttgctcaagggtacagcagcagcgtcccccacctgggattgaacccacaaccctccggtcaatagtccagagccctaaccactactctataCCACTGCCCTAATAGAAAACATCACAGTGAATGTTGTCTtggtttttaattgtaaataaataaagaggtaTTAGAGATTGAAATGTATAGTATTGTAAATCTAGATTTAAATTTGGAGCAGTGGCTCaaacccacaaaaaaaatacCCTGTTCTGCTATCTTGCTTATATACCATCAATTTTTCAATAATTTCTCGAAATGGAACATTGTCATcagattatttatttgattttcctAATCTTTGTCTTCTTTACAGATTAGTCATTTTGCTACTTGTGCATGTCTCAGCAACAAGAATGCGTTTCCTACGTTTTTCAGAACCATACCAAGCGATTACTATCAAAGCAGAGCCCTGGCACAGCTTGTGAAGCATTTTGAATGGACTTGGATTGGGACAATTAGAAGTGACAATGATTATGGCAACTCAGGAATGGCTACTTTTGTGCAAGCAGCCAGACAGGAGGGGGTTTGCATTGAATACTCAGAGGCATTTTTAAGAACTGACCCAAGAGAGGTGCTTTTAAGAATTATAGATGTTATTAAAAAGTCCACCTCAAAGGTTATTGTTGCTTTCCTGGCTAAAGGGGAAATGACAGTTTTGTTAGAAGAATTGTTGCTTCAGAATGTCACTGGCATGCAGTGGATAGGCAGTGAATCTTGGATTACTGCCAGCAACTTTGCAACAGGAGAAGGTTATAATGTTCTGTGTGGGGCAATTGGATTCACAATCAATAACGCATTAATTACAGGTTTGAAGGAATTTTTACTGAATGTTAATCCATACAATGACCCTGACAACATTTTTTTGAAGGAGTTTTGGGAAACTGTTTTCAGTTGTACACTGACAACACGAGACAAGACAGAAAATATAAACCCATGTACAGGGTCTGAAAATTTAAGAGATGTGAATAACCAGTTCACTGATGTATCTGAACTGAGAGTTTCCAATAATGTATACAAAGCTGTGTATGCTATAGCAAATTCACTTCACAATCTTTTTACATGCAAAAATGAGCAAAGTCCTTTTCCTGATAAAACATGTCCAAACCTCATGAAGATTGAACCATGGCAGGTAGGAgactatatttaattatttaaggaATAAGGCAATACTAGGATGGTTTCATTTTTAGTTCTGTTTTTTAGCGCATATGAGCTGACTAATCTTAAAGCTGGTCCAGAACTAAATATAACAGGAGGAAGGTGTCATTcagattttattttccttttagaaaattttttaagtatatattttatttataaaaaacataAACCTGTTAGAGATGCATCTTTGAATCTGAAAGGGGGATTGtcagttttcagttttatttgttcATAGTATATTGAGTTAATGCTAAAACTGTATCTATAACACTTTTTTAGGTACTCCATTACATGAAAACAGTTAATTTCACAACCAAAACTGGAGAGAATGTATTTTTTGATGATAAAGGAGATCCAGCAGCAAGATATGAATTAGTAAACTGGCAGCTTAATAAAAATGGCCAAACTGAATTTGTTACAGTTGGCTTCTATGATGCATCTTTACCAGCAGGGCAGCGATTTACAATGAATAACATCAGCATTGTTTGGACAGATGATACGGACAAAGTAAGGGTTTAATCACCTTTAAATTTCTAATGGAAGTCGCTGATTAAATTAAATCCGAGTTAGATAATTTTCTGCTTATTATATACTTTTTAACAGAGatgcatgtatttaaagtttaatgtatatgtaaatgtatattcATTGCTAATGTTCCATGcaatcttttttaaaaagcatgtaaTATATGTTATCTCCCTGTTTTCAAGACACCAAAAtcagtgtgcagtgagagctgtccTCCAGGCACTCGGAAGGCTGTTCAGAAAGGAAAGCCTGTTTGTTGCTTTGACTGCATACCATGTGCTGAAGGAGAAATCAGCAATCAGACAGGTAGGTTAAGAAGGAGTAAAGGACAAATAAAACGCTAACACAGGAGTTAAAGTAAGGTATGCAGTGATAGTCCACATACCAGGAGAGAAtgattggtttttttttggtttttttggggggggtttttTGAATGTAAAGAAATGTAAATCACAGCTATTGATTTCCTTTTTTACAACAAACCTTGTGAGTACAGGGATCTAAAAACAGAATTGATTTCAGAAACTAAGGTGtttgcttattattattcttagtattattattactattttttttttttaacagttttctcATTTAGCGATGCTAATTAATTAAGTAAATACTAAACCAGTACAATGGGATTTCGTTTTTGAAGATATGCAACATTCGGTAACCTCTTATATGTGTTTGTGCACTGTCtataaagtattatttttattttattttgtggatTTAAAATCAGACTCCACAAGTTTCCTACTGTTTGTGTGATGACCAAACATCTAATATTCCTAATAGTT
The sequence above is drawn from the Acipenser ruthenus chromosome 12, fAciRut3.2 maternal haplotype, whole genome shotgun sequence genome and encodes:
- the LOC131740046 gene encoding extracellular calcium-sensing receptor-like is translated as MVFLKVVLLALLTRAQEPVCRLQGRPELPLFSKDGSIIIGGIFSFHNNVILSTQTFTAIPEPLKCERLNFREFQASTTMLLAIEEINNSTDILPGVSLGYKIYDACGSIPLAIRAAMALMNGQEEGTLSDKSCIKPSTALAIVGHASSSPTIGIAATIGGFHIPVISHFATCACLSNKNAFPTFFRTIPSDYYQSRALAQLVKHFEWTWIGTIRSDNDYGNSGMATFVQAARQEGVCIEYSEAFLRTDPREVLLRIIDVIKKSTSKVIVAFLAKGEMTVLLEELLLQNVTGMQWIGSESWITASNFATGEGYNVLCGAIGFTINNALITGLKEFLLNEFWETVFSCTLTTRDKTENINPCTGSENLRDVNNQFTDVSELRVSNNVYKAVYAIANSLHNLFTCKNEQSPFPDKTCPNLMKIEPWQVLHYMKTVNFTTKTGENVFFDDKGDPAARYELVNWQLNKNGQTEFVTVGFYDASLPAGQRFTMNNISIVWTDDTDKTPKSVCSESCPPGTRKAVQKGKPVCCFDCIPCAEGEISNQTDCNDCLKCPVEYWSNEQRDGCILKDIEFLSFGEIMGIVLVICSLVGTCVTIAIAVVFFCYRETPIVKANNSELSFLLLFSLALCFLCSLTFIGQPSEWSCMLRHTAFGITFVLCISCVLGKTIVVLMAFRATLPGDNIMKWFGPIQQRLSVFAFTFIQGLICTLWLAISPPFPNKNIKSHKDRIILECDLGSAAAFYAVLGYIGFLAAMCFVLAFLARKLPDNFNEAKYITFSMLIFCAVWITFIPAYISSPGKYTVAVEIFAILASSFGLLFCIFGPKCYVILLKPEKNTKKHLMGKIQSKSL